TCAGGCTCCTCAGCGTGGAAAGAATATTCGACGGCTGAGACGCGCAAACCGGTTCAGGCATTGTCAGTCACCGGCAACACCCTGGCGGCGGCTGATTTGTCGCCAACTCTGCCGCCGGATTGCCCTCTGGAAATCAAACGCAGTTGGCTGGTTGAAGGTAGTCGTCTGGTGTTGCGCTTTGAATTGAAAAACCGGTCAACGGATGCGGTTCAAATCGGCAGTCTTGGGTTGGCGCTTGGGTTTAATAATCTGCTCACTGACCGCTCGCTCGAACAGGCGCATGAAATCTGTTCATTCTCAGACCCCTACATCGGGCAGGATGCAGGTTATGTGCAGGTCACACGGTTGACCGGCAAGGGCGCTGCGCTGGTGGTTGTGCCTGATGGCAAAACCCCACTTGAAGCCTATCAACTTTTAAATGAACCGATGCGCACCAATCAAACCTTTGAAGGGATTTTCGCGTGGATAGTTCATACTCAGGCGTTCGCGGAAAATGAGTGGCGTGGCATACAGCAATGGAATCCCCCGACAAGCGCAACGCTTGCGCCCGGCGAAACTCGAACCTATGGTTTACGATTTCTGGTTGCAGATGAAATTCGCAACATCGAATCAACCCTTGCCGCCAATCAACGTCCGGTCGCGGTCGGCATCCCCGGTTATGTTTTGCCTATGGATGTTGACGGGCGATTGTTTTTAAATTATCAACCCCGCATCACGAAAATAACCTCGGAACCGGCGGATGCGATTACCATTCGCGAAGAAACGCCGACCAAAAACGGATGGCGAAATTTTCGCTTGCGCGGCAAGCGTTGGGGGCGCGCGAGGCTCGCCATAACTTATGCGGACGGCACCAACCAGAGCGTCAGTTATTATGTCATCAAACCGGCTGCGCAGGCGGTTGCTGACCTTGGGAATTTTTTGATGACCAGACAATGGTTCGATGAACCGAATGACCCGTTTCATCGCAGTCCTTCGGTGATGAGTTATGACCGCGAAGCCGACCGGATTGTCACACAAGACAGTCGTGTGTGGATTGCCGGTTTAGGTGATGAAGGCGGGTCAGGTTCGTGGCTTGCGGCGGCGATGAAAGCGTTCGGACAACCGAGTGGCGATGAAGTTGCAAAGTTTGAACAGTTCATTGATAAGGTGTTGTGGGGCGGCTTGCAGTACAACGACGGGGCGAACCAATACGGCGTGCGCAAAAGCCTGTTTTTTTATAGCCCAACAGAGGTTCCGGGATTTATTTATGAACCGACTTTCAATTGGACGACCTGGACGAGTTGGAAAAAGAAGGACGCCGAATCTATCGGTCGTGGTTATAACTACCCGCACGTCGTCGCGGCATACTGGTCGATGTATCAATTGGCGCGTAACCACCAGGGGCTGGTTAAAAATCATTCTTGGGATTGGTATCTCAATCAAGCTTATGAGACAACCGGATTTTTATTCAGCAAAGATGCAAGGGGAAAGCGGCGTGTCGGTTATGTCGAACTCGGTTTAATGGAGGGCGATATTTTCCTGATGCTTTTGCAGGATTTGCAACGTGAAGGTTGGAAAGAAAAAGCCGGTGCTGTTGAAGCCCTGATGCGTGAACGTGCCGAGCGTTGGAAGCAGGAAGCCTATCCTTTCGGGAGCGAAATGGCGTGGGATTCAACCGGGCAGGAAGAGGTTTATGCCTGGTGCAAATATTTCGGCTATGCGGATAAAGCGCAGGTGTCACTGAATTCGATTATCGGTTATATGCCGACGGTGCCGCACTGGGGATATAACGGAAATGCCCGTCGTTATTGGGATTTTTTATATGGCGGGAAGTTGCGGCGGATTGAGCGGCAATTGCATCATTACGGCTCAGGGTTGAATGCGATTCCGGCGCTCACGCATTATCGCGAGCACCCGGAGGATTTTTATTTATTGAGAATCGGTTATGGCGGAACGCTTGGAGGGTTGACGAACATCGACCGCGAAGGCTTCGCTTCAGCCGCCTTTCATTCATTTCCTGCGACGCTGAAATGGGATGCCTATTCGGGTGATTATGGACCGAACTTTTTCGGTCATGCGGTGAACACGGCGACCTATTTAATCAATCACCCTGAATTTGGCTGGCAAGCATTTGGCGGCAATGTTAAACGGGAAGGTGATTGGATAAAGTTGAAGCCGCTTGATTCTTTTCGCAAGCGTGTTTATATCGCGCCACTCGGTTTATGGTTGACTTTGGATGCGGGGACTTTTGAAGATGTTCAGGTGAATACAAAAACCGGCATCGTCCGCGTCGGACTTTCGCCTGCAACTTCTGCGACGCGACAGGGATGGTTACGCATTGAGCAACCGGCAAAATTTAAACGGACAGGAGCCTTTAAACCGCATCGGCAATTTAAAAACGAACGCGAAGCCTTTAGCATTCCGCTTGCCGCGAAAGTGACCTGGGTGGATTTATCTGCGAATCAATAAAAGCTGTGGTTTTTCCCGATAAGCGGATGGCTGAATCAATAGTTAGAGTGAAAGTTGATTTAAGCATGAATTTGCGTGATGAATTTGGCGACATTGATATTTATCTGTTTGATCAGATACTCAAGGGGCGCTTTGCGTCTTCGATGACGATTCTTGATGCGGGATGTGGCAGCGGGCGAAACCTCATCTATTTTTTGCGCAATCAGTATCGGGTTTTCGCAGTGGATAGAGAGCGGCAAGCCATCGAGCAGATTCAAAGGCTTGCGTCAAAACTTGCGCCACATTTACCTGAAGCTAATTTCAAGGTTGCCGATATTAAAAATCTTCCCTTTCCTGATAACCACTTTAACGCGGTTCTGAGCAGTGCCATTTTACACTTCGCAAAAGATGAATTGGAATTCAATCAAATGGTTGATGAGATGTGGCGGGTGCTCAAACCAGAGGGCAGGTTTTTTGCGCGTCTGGCGAGTTCGATAGGTATAGAACATCTGATTAAAGAAGTTGCCAAGCGGCGTTATTTGCTCCCCGATGGAACCGAAAGATTCCTTGTTGATGAAGAGATGTTAGAAAGCCTGACCTCAAGGCTAGGCGGGATATGGCTTGAACCCATAAAAACGACGAATGTGCAAAACCTGCGATGTATGACGA
The Acidobacteriota bacterium DNA segment above includes these coding regions:
- a CDS encoding DUF5695 domain-containing protein, which produces MPERFLQCSIAPAAGWLLLNILAGLLLISSEVQPACAQNSQSPNRNQSRPATLGLEQGFLEFDTPDFQLKLVKASQTVAALVPKLSRGFDFTPADRLNLRASDGFYHLGDLILRVRSGSSAWKEYSTAETRKPVQALSVTGNTLAAADLSPTLPPDCPLEIKRSWLVEGSRLVLRFELKNRSTDAVQIGSLGLALGFNNLLTDRSLEQAHEICSFSDPYIGQDAGYVQVTRLTGKGAALVVVPDGKTPLEAYQLLNEPMRTNQTFEGIFAWIVHTQAFAENEWRGIQQWNPPTSATLAPGETRTYGLRFLVADEIRNIESTLAANQRPVAVGIPGYVLPMDVDGRLFLNYQPRITKITSEPADAITIREETPTKNGWRNFRLRGKRWGRARLAITYADGTNQSVSYYVIKPAAQAVADLGNFLMTRQWFDEPNDPFHRSPSVMSYDREADRIVTQDSRVWIAGLGDEGGSGSWLAAAMKAFGQPSGDEVAKFEQFIDKVLWGGLQYNDGANQYGVRKSLFFYSPTEVPGFIYEPTFNWTTWTSWKKKDAESIGRGYNYPHVVAAYWSMYQLARNHQGLVKNHSWDWYLNQAYETTGFLFSKDARGKRRVGYVELGLMEGDIFLMLLQDLQREGWKEKAGAVEALMRERAERWKQEAYPFGSEMAWDSTGQEEVYAWCKYFGYADKAQVSLNSIIGYMPTVPHWGYNGNARRYWDFLYGGKLRRIERQLHHYGSGLNAIPALTHYREHPEDFYLLRIGYGGTLGGLTNIDREGFASAAFHSFPATLKWDAYSGDYGPNFFGHAVNTATYLINHPEFGWQAFGGNVKREGDWIKLKPLDSFRKRVYIAPLGLWLTLDAGTFEDVQVNTKTGIVRVGLSPATSATRQGWLRIEQPAKFKRTGAFKPHRQFKNEREAFSIPLAAKVTWVDLSANQ
- a CDS encoding class I SAM-dependent methyltransferase translates to MAESIVRVKVDLSMNLRDEFGDIDIYLFDQILKGRFASSMTILDAGCGSGRNLIYFLRNQYRVFAVDRERQAIEQIQRLASKLAPHLPEANFKVADIKNLPFPDNHFNAVLSSAILHFAKDELEFNQMVDEMWRVLKPEGRFFARLASSIGIEHLIKEVAKRRYLLPDGTERFLVDEEMLESLTSRLGGIWLEPIKTTNVQNLRCMTTWVLKKI